The Mercurialis annua linkage group LG2, ddMerAnnu1.2, whole genome shotgun sequence genome contains a region encoding:
- the LOC126667869 gene encoding F-box/LRR-repeat protein At5g02910-like isoform X1: MNKHKKKANRGLKSVGEDRISELPDEIIIHILSFLPSTKSCVKTSVLSKRWHNLWTCVPNLIFSQSHFSRFVFDEVDCLKRVVNKTLALHSFSKLNSFSIQVPDLRQLYPSIELWLQLAVKRAVESLTLDFLDIPRSPSDRPSAGYLLPQFVYSNSHMQILTTKFCEFVPHGRISWSALKKLSIRQSLLNDEVIQNILNGTPALENLQLIFCCGVKLLDLSSKPKLKKLVIKVNEYCLMGSDYNYELKIVGPYLETLKILGLWGLFKCKLMKMSSLMGATLDFGVFNDGDESQVRRQNMAKELLENVLHAEQLKLKNHCTEALSKLRMDVLVSLSSNLKSLDVDCHGRSYLRGIERVLCCAHKLEKLVIFFNYSRSSTAKKNCHLQSEPDDYGKNYWRNAEIPSCLDSHLKTIVISGELRSRVVLEFLQFLLMNSNILEKMIVQNCFNHQTPLRLAEKLSRYPRSSQQALFLVDPK; this comes from the exons ATGAATAAGCATAAGAAGAAAGCTAACAGGGGACTCAAATCTGTTGGAGAAGATCGCATTAGTGAGTTGCCTGATGAGATTATAATCCATATCCTCTCTTTTTTGCCATCAACCAAATCATGTGTAAAGACTTCAGTTTTATCCAAAAGATGGCACAATCTTTGGACCTGTGTGCCTAATCTCATTTTCTCTCAATCTCACTTCTCACGTTTCGTGTTTGATGAAGTAGACTGCCTCAAAAGAGTGGTCAACAAAACGCTAGCCCTCCACTCCTTTTCAAAGCTCAATAGTTTCTCCATCCAAGTTCCAGATTTACGCCAACTGTATCCGTCGATTGAGTTGTGGCTTCAATTAGCGGTAAAAAGGGCAGTTGAGTCCCTTACTTTAGATTTCTTGGACATTCCCCGAAGCCCGAGTGATCGTCCCTCTGCTGGTTATTTGTTGCCTCAGTTCGTGTACTCCAACTCCCATATGCAAATTTTAACTACCAAGTTTTGTGAGTTTGTGCCTCATGGGAGAATTTCATGGTCAGCCCTCAAAAAGTTGAGCATACGGCAATCACTTTTGAATGATGAAGTCattcaaaatattttgaatGGGACTCCAGCTCTTGAAAACTTGCAGTTGATCTTTTGCTGCGGAGTCAAATTGCTCGACTTATCTTCAAAACCTAAGTTGAAAAAGTTGGTCATAAAGGTTAATGAATATTGTTTAATGGGTAGCGATTATAATTATGAGCTTAAAATTGTGGGTCCTTATTTGGAGACATTGAAAATTTTGGGGTTGTGGGGACTTTTCAAGTGCAAGTTGATGAAAATGTCATCTTTAATGGGAGCCACCCTGGATTTTGGAGTTTTTAATGATGGAGATGAGTCCCAAGTTAGGCGTCAAAATATGGCCAAGGAGCTCCTTGAGAATGTTCTTCATGCTGAGCAACTAAAACTGAAGAATCATTGTACCGAG GCTCTCTCAAAGTTGAGGATGGACGTTCTGGTGTCTCTATCATCAAATTTGAAATCTCTAGATGTTGATTGTCACGGTAGAAGTTACCTCCGCGGGATTGAACGCGTTCTTTGTTGCGCACATAAGCTGGAGAAGTTAGTTATATTTTTCAACTACAGCAGGTCTTCTACG GCTAAGAAAAACTGTCATTTGCAGTCAGAACCTGATGATTACGGAAAGAATTATTGGAGAAATGCAGAGATACCGAGTTGTTTGGATTCCCATCTCAAGACTATCGTGATATCTGGTGAATTAAGAAGTAGAGTTGTATTGGAATTTCTGCAGTTCTTGCTTATGAATTCAAATATATTGGAGAAGATGATCGTACAAAATTGTTTTAACCATCAAACACCTTTGAGATTGGCTGAGAAGTTGTCAAGATATCCAAGGTCTTCGCAGCAAGCATTGTTTCTAGTAGATCCTAAATAA
- the LOC126667869 gene encoding F-box/LRR-repeat protein At5g02910-like isoform X2, which yields MNKHKKKANRGLKSVGEDRISELPDEIIIHILSFLPSTKSCVKTSVLSKRWHNLWTCVPNLIFSQSHFSRFVFDEVDCLKRVVNKTLALHSFSKLNSFSIQVPDLRQLYPSIELWLQLAVKRAVESLTLDFLDIPRSPSDRPSAGYLLPQFVYSNSHMQILTTKFCEFVPHGRISWSALKKLSIRQSLLNDEVIQNILNGTPALENLQLIFCCGVKLLDLSSKPKLKKLVIKVNEYCLMGSDYNYELKIVGPYLETLKILGLWGLFKCKLMKMSSLMGATLDFGVFNDGDESQVRRQNMAKELLENVLHAEQLKLKNHCTEALSKLRMDVLVSLSSNLKSLDVDCHGRSYLRGIERVLCCAHKLEKLVIFFNYSRSSTSEPDDYGKNYWRNAEIPSCLDSHLKTIVISGELRSRVVLEFLQFLLMNSNILEKMIVQNCFNHQTPLRLAEKLSRYPRSSQQALFLVDPK from the exons ATGAATAAGCATAAGAAGAAAGCTAACAGGGGACTCAAATCTGTTGGAGAAGATCGCATTAGTGAGTTGCCTGATGAGATTATAATCCATATCCTCTCTTTTTTGCCATCAACCAAATCATGTGTAAAGACTTCAGTTTTATCCAAAAGATGGCACAATCTTTGGACCTGTGTGCCTAATCTCATTTTCTCTCAATCTCACTTCTCACGTTTCGTGTTTGATGAAGTAGACTGCCTCAAAAGAGTGGTCAACAAAACGCTAGCCCTCCACTCCTTTTCAAAGCTCAATAGTTTCTCCATCCAAGTTCCAGATTTACGCCAACTGTATCCGTCGATTGAGTTGTGGCTTCAATTAGCGGTAAAAAGGGCAGTTGAGTCCCTTACTTTAGATTTCTTGGACATTCCCCGAAGCCCGAGTGATCGTCCCTCTGCTGGTTATTTGTTGCCTCAGTTCGTGTACTCCAACTCCCATATGCAAATTTTAACTACCAAGTTTTGTGAGTTTGTGCCTCATGGGAGAATTTCATGGTCAGCCCTCAAAAAGTTGAGCATACGGCAATCACTTTTGAATGATGAAGTCattcaaaatattttgaatGGGACTCCAGCTCTTGAAAACTTGCAGTTGATCTTTTGCTGCGGAGTCAAATTGCTCGACTTATCTTCAAAACCTAAGTTGAAAAAGTTGGTCATAAAGGTTAATGAATATTGTTTAATGGGTAGCGATTATAATTATGAGCTTAAAATTGTGGGTCCTTATTTGGAGACATTGAAAATTTTGGGGTTGTGGGGACTTTTCAAGTGCAAGTTGATGAAAATGTCATCTTTAATGGGAGCCACCCTGGATTTTGGAGTTTTTAATGATGGAGATGAGTCCCAAGTTAGGCGTCAAAATATGGCCAAGGAGCTCCTTGAGAATGTTCTTCATGCTGAGCAACTAAAACTGAAGAATCATTGTACCGAG GCTCTCTCAAAGTTGAGGATGGACGTTCTGGTGTCTCTATCATCAAATTTGAAATCTCTAGATGTTGATTGTCACGGTAGAAGTTACCTCCGCGGGATTGAACGCGTTCTTTGTTGCGCACATAAGCTGGAGAAGTTAGTTATATTTTTCAACTACAGCAGGTCTTCTACG TCAGAACCTGATGATTACGGAAAGAATTATTGGAGAAATGCAGAGATACCGAGTTGTTTGGATTCCCATCTCAAGACTATCGTGATATCTGGTGAATTAAGAAGTAGAGTTGTATTGGAATTTCTGCAGTTCTTGCTTATGAATTCAAATATATTGGAGAAGATGATCGTACAAAATTGTTTTAACCATCAAACACCTTTGAGATTGGCTGAGAAGTTGTCAAGATATCCAAGGTCTTCGCAGCAAGCATTGTTTCTAGTAGATCCTAAATAA